The genomic stretch CTGACTGCAGTCATCAAGCAAGATATTACAGCACTTAACTCTGCTGTAGTAGATCTCCAGCTTCACTCTAATGCTCGTAATGAAAGTGGTAATAGTGATACCACTAGTCACTCGTCGACTGTTGTAGATGACTTGAAGAACAGGCTGATGACTGCCACAAAGGAGTTCAAAGAAGTACTCACCATGCGGACAGAGGTGAGACTAGCCAGATGCTGGTTATATCTTCTTTGTTAGCCTGTTTTCTTACTCAAATAGATCTTTTGTGAGTCTCAATTTAGCGAAGGCTtctatttactatttttttgtggctacatgtatccttcaactttttggTCGTTAACAGTAGAAAAAATACATTTCATCATGGTCATTtacattttcttgaatttctgtTTCCAGAAtatgaaggttcatgagaacaGAAGACAGATGTTTTCTTCATCGACTACCAAAGAAGCTTCGAATCCATTTATGCGCCAGCGTCCACTAGCTTCAAGGAATACTGCTAGTACATCAGCCAGCCCTCCTCCTTGGGCTAATGATTCACCTTCTTCTTCTCAGTTATTTCCAAGGTGAGGAAATACACCGTCTTAGCAGTTCATGCCTTACAGGCCTGCTATCACTGAGCATATTAGCttagttgcgcggactcttcacttttgatggtGTGATGCCGCACCAGtctcggattcttcaaaaatacactacttttggcgaatCCAACACGCAcccgttgacatttttgaagagtccgagcaacatagcatATTAGTAGCCATGAGTTTCTTTTGTAATTATGGGAATGTCTTGCTTGCTATATTTTTATTACAATGATTTTAACTAATTCA from Solanum stenotomum isolate F172 unplaced genomic scaffold, ASM1918654v1 scaffold21091, whole genome shotgun sequence encodes the following:
- the LOC125850933 gene encoding syntaxin-32-like — encoded protein: MTATKEFKEVLTMRTENMKVHENRRQMFSSSTTKEASNPFMRQRPLASRNTASTSASPPPWANDSPSSSQLFPR